A stretch of Imperialibacter roseus DNA encodes these proteins:
- a CDS encoding peptidoglycan DD-metalloendopeptidase family protein: protein MQLNETLSKYQSSFHEVMKGLHDTSNLKKVDMSKYNEALMVVDVNDTAAFTAWMELQLEGKIGWGGYMEHREIYRRSKHFDGQGEPRSLHLGIDLWAPAGTALYCPLHGVVESFADNAGFANYGPTIIVKHLLDGHTFFTLYGHLSRSSLVGLSIGDQIQRGSAFATLGDNEENGNWPPHLHFQLITDLIGKVGDFPGVAAVSDRALFEKICPDPNLVLNCQ from the coding sequence ATGCAACTCAACGAAACTCTTTCAAAATATCAGTCCAGCTTTCATGAAGTAATGAAAGGCCTGCACGATACCTCCAACCTGAAAAAGGTGGACATGTCGAAGTACAACGAGGCCCTGATGGTTGTTGATGTTAATGACACTGCCGCCTTCACGGCGTGGATGGAACTGCAGTTGGAAGGAAAAATCGGTTGGGGTGGATATATGGAGCACCGGGAAATCTACAGGAGAAGTAAACATTTCGACGGGCAAGGCGAGCCCAGAAGTCTTCATTTGGGCATTGACCTTTGGGCACCTGCTGGCACTGCCCTTTATTGCCCGCTGCATGGTGTTGTGGAGAGCTTTGCTGACAATGCTGGCTTCGCCAATTACGGGCCGACCATCATTGTGAAGCACCTCCTGGATGGCCATACATTCTTCACACTCTATGGCCATTTAAGCCGATCGTCATTGGTCGGTTTATCAATCGGGGATCAAATCCAGCGGGGATCGGCGTTCGCCACGCTTGGCGACAACGAGGAAAATGGTAACTGGCCGCCGCACCTCCACTTTCAACTGATCACTGACTTGATAGGGAAGGTTGGAGACTTTCCAGGGGTTGCCGCTGTATCGGACAGAGCTCTCTTTGAGAAAATTTGTCCCGACCCGAACCTCGTGTTAAACTGCCAATGA
- a CDS encoding peptide MFS transporter — protein sequence MSNNDSASTATPQMFGHPKGLFYLFFAELWERFSFYGMRALLTLYMVNKLFEAFADRDTRSIIIYASYGSLVYASTVLGGRVSDALLGNRKSIILGGVMMSIGHFVLAIDNQATFFAGLALIIIGTGYFKSNISTFVGTLYEKNDPRQDGGFTIFYMGINIGAFTAPLLCAWLASSYGWHYGFGAAGVGMVLGLVTFVYGSRSGVFGDKGYPLQPEKLEKKWAGLKVGVWVPLLSFAAVPVITLMISDYTVYTIGSIFEGSIVRFFFYVLLIVIIGYLVWVSVKLPREEWQKLVVAVFLTMFMSFFWGFHELSGSIITLFAARNVNLVGMDAAGTNSLNPFFIVVFSMVMPVVWMWLSKKGKNPRTPYKFAMGLAQLGVGFFIISLSKSFADDNGFVPFIFLVVMYLFISTGELFMSPVGLSKITSLSPLKIKSFMMGVWFMSSAFAFQIGGMVGEYLAIESNQAADQVGGWDTLDVYLNGFEKIAYVSFGFALLVVVLSPWLKKWMKEVH from the coding sequence ATGTCAAATAATGATTCTGCGAGTACCGCCACACCACAAATGTTTGGCCACCCCAAAGGCTTGTTCTATCTGTTTTTTGCCGAGCTATGGGAGCGTTTCAGCTTCTATGGTATGCGGGCGTTGCTGACGCTTTACATGGTTAATAAACTATTCGAGGCGTTTGCAGATAGAGACACCCGTTCGATTATTATTTATGCATCCTATGGAAGCCTGGTTTATGCAAGTACTGTGCTTGGCGGTAGGGTGTCGGACGCTCTTTTAGGTAACCGAAAGTCGATCATTCTTGGCGGTGTGATGATGTCAATCGGTCATTTCGTTTTGGCTATCGACAACCAGGCAACTTTCTTTGCTGGTCTCGCTCTGATCATCATCGGCACGGGATATTTCAAGTCAAATATCTCAACTTTTGTGGGCACACTTTACGAAAAAAATGACCCCAGACAGGACGGCGGTTTTACCATCTTCTACATGGGGATTAATATCGGAGCCTTCACAGCGCCCCTGCTTTGTGCGTGGCTTGCGAGTTCTTATGGCTGGCACTATGGTTTTGGTGCGGCAGGCGTGGGAATGGTGCTAGGCCTTGTTACGTTTGTTTATGGCTCCCGAAGTGGTGTGTTTGGAGATAAAGGCTATCCCTTGCAGCCAGAAAAGTTGGAAAAAAAGTGGGCGGGGTTGAAAGTTGGTGTTTGGGTGCCGCTCTTGTCATTTGCGGCTGTTCCCGTGATCACACTCATGATCTCCGATTACACTGTTTATACAATCGGGAGCATCTTTGAAGGTTCAATAGTAAGGTTCTTCTTTTATGTTTTATTGATAGTGATCATCGGGTACCTGGTTTGGGTAAGCGTTAAGCTCCCCAGGGAGGAATGGCAGAAGCTGGTCGTGGCCGTTTTTCTTACGATGTTTATGTCTTTCTTTTGGGGTTTTCACGAATTGTCGGGTAGTATTATTACGTTGTTTGCCGCCAGAAATGTGAACCTGGTGGGGATGGATGCAGCCGGCACCAACTCCCTGAACCCGTTCTTTATCGTAGTGTTTTCTATGGTGATGCCGGTTGTATGGATGTGGCTTTCGAAAAAAGGAAAGAATCCAAGAACACCCTATAAATTTGCCATGGGGCTTGCCCAGTTGGGTGTCGGTTTTTTCATTATCAGCTTGAGCAAGAGCTTTGCGGATGATAATGGCTTCGTTCCCTTTATCTTCCTTGTTGTCATGTACCTGTTCATTTCCACTGGCGAACTCTTTATGTCGCCCGTGGGGCTTTCAAAAATTACGAGCCTCTCACCTCTAAAGATCAAGTCGTTTATGATGGGTGTTTGGTTTATGTCTTCGGCTTTTGCCTTCCAGATCGGCGGGATGGTGGGAGAGTACCTTGCCATCGAATCGAACCAGGCGGCCGACCAGGTCGGAGGCTGGGACACGCTTGATGTGTACCTCAACGGCTTCGAAAAGATCGCCTATGTGTCATTTGGCTTCGCCCTGCTGGTGGTAGTGCTGAGTCCGTGGCTGAAGAAATGGATGAAGGAAGTTCACTAA
- the pckA gene encoding phosphoenolpyruvate carboxykinase (ATP) — protein METLQRKAKEVKWNLGPAELIEEALSNQEGHLTSTGAFMCDTGQFTGRSPKDRFIVKDEKTENTVWWGDINIPISEAYFEKLFFKMVAFLEGKKVYIRDAYAGADKNYQMNLRVINTLAWQNLFCHNMFLRPTKDELKDFAPNFTIICIPEFKADPKTDGVRQENFAILNMSKKVILIGGTGYAGEMKKGVFSVLNYLLPHDHQVLSMHCSANIGKEGDTAIFFGLSGTGKTTLSADPERMLIGDDEHGWTGKTVFNFEGGCYAKVINLTRDEEPEIWDAISFGAIVENTRFFPGTHEVDYTDKTVTQNTRTAYPLSHIKSAVSPSIGGIPKNIFFLTADAFGVLPPISKLTKGQAMYHFISGYTAKVAGTEADVTEPQMVFSACFGAPFMPLRPTTYAEMLGEKMDKHQVNIWLVNTGWTGGPYGVGERMKLKYTRAMISAALEGNLEHVAYKPHSIFGTLIPLECAGVPYHVLSPRQTWNNDEAYYKKANELARAFVKNFEKFESFANKEILEGAPKPNDG, from the coding sequence ATGGAAACACTCCAACGAAAGGCGAAAGAAGTAAAATGGAACCTCGGCCCGGCGGAGCTGATTGAAGAAGCACTATCGAATCAGGAAGGCCACCTCACAAGCACCGGGGCGTTTATGTGTGACACAGGCCAATTCACGGGAAGGTCGCCGAAGGATAGGTTTATTGTGAAAGACGAAAAAACGGAGAACACCGTCTGGTGGGGAGACATTAACATCCCTATCTCAGAAGCCTATTTCGAGAAGCTATTTTTTAAGATGGTCGCCTTTCTTGAGGGAAAGAAAGTTTACATAAGAGACGCCTATGCGGGGGCCGATAAAAACTACCAAATGAACCTGCGAGTTATCAATACGCTGGCCTGGCAGAACCTGTTCTGCCACAACATGTTCCTTCGGCCAACAAAGGATGAGCTCAAAGACTTTGCTCCCAATTTTACTATCATTTGTATCCCGGAATTCAAAGCTGACCCCAAGACTGATGGTGTCAGGCAGGAAAACTTCGCCATCCTCAATATGAGCAAAAAAGTGATCCTTATAGGAGGTACAGGCTACGCAGGGGAAATGAAAAAAGGGGTTTTCTCAGTTTTGAATTACCTGCTTCCACACGACCACCAAGTGCTGTCGATGCACTGTAGTGCCAACATAGGTAAGGAAGGTGACACAGCCATTTTCTTCGGCTTGTCCGGAACAGGCAAAACCACGCTGTCAGCTGATCCGGAAAGGATGCTGATTGGTGATGACGAACACGGCTGGACAGGCAAGACGGTCTTTAATTTTGAAGGCGGATGCTATGCAAAAGTCATTAATTTAACCAGAGACGAAGAGCCGGAGATATGGGATGCGATCTCCTTTGGTGCCATTGTGGAGAATACCAGGTTTTTTCCCGGAACGCACGAAGTTGACTACACAGACAAAACAGTCACGCAAAACACCCGGACAGCCTATCCTCTTAGTCACATAAAAAGTGCTGTCTCGCCTTCTATTGGGGGCATTCCTAAGAACATATTTTTCTTAACAGCGGATGCTTTCGGTGTGTTGCCTCCTATTTCGAAACTAACAAAGGGTCAGGCCATGTATCATTTCATCTCAGGCTACACCGCCAAAGTTGCCGGTACTGAGGCGGACGTCACCGAACCACAAATGGTATTTTCGGCATGTTTTGGTGCCCCTTTCATGCCATTGCGCCCAACTACCTACGCAGAAATGCTCGGAGAGAAAATGGATAAGCACCAGGTCAATATTTGGCTGGTAAACACAGGATGGACAGGTGGTCCCTACGGCGTTGGCGAACGCATGAAGCTAAAGTACACGAGGGCAATGATCTCGGCGGCACTTGAAGGTAATCTCGAACACGTGGCTTACAAGCCACACAGCATCTTTGGCACCCTCATTCCTTTGGAATGCGCTGGTGTGCCCTATCACGTGCTTAGCCCAAGGCAGACCTGGAACAACGACGAAGCTTATTACAAAAAAGCCAATGAACTGGCCCGGGCATTTGTCAAAAACTTTGAAAAATTCGAGAGCTTTGCCAACAAGGAAATCCTTGAAGGTGCTCCCAAACCTAACGATGGTTAA